The Phycisphaerales bacterium genome contains a region encoding:
- a CDS encoding HlyC/CorC family transporter, whose translation MNEVRTSVSDPWIWLAIVSALGGGYLSALQLSLEDFTRGELESHLGNGKSQARVNWLMVHLDDLILAVAIWRRASAVALLAAVLAAFALGSAQPTWAIIGWSFAAFFWIWLTHIGLAWAISDHIAAPVVAGSLRVLPLLYVLMIPLIAPLNWLNEVVRRLVGAELRDDLEVELRQVMEEGEREGHISGAEKEMIEAIVDFRTCTVGEIMTPRIDVDGLELTDDLQAVKQKVIDDGHSRFPVYIDSLDHIVGILYAKDLLPFVGEDSGDFRLKPLLRQAILVPESRRISDLLVEFRNQQVHMAIVLDEYGGTAGLVTIEDIVEEIVGEIRDEHDVDDLPEPEVTTNGDGTADVDGRVRVSDLNDELSLNLPEDEDYDTVAGWVFANLGRIPAEGEVFRIGSIEVTVLDVERTRLRRIRLRVLRDEESPVAADTGGAK comes from the coding sequence GTGAACGAGGTCCGCACTTCGGTGTCCGATCCCTGGATATGGCTGGCGATCGTCTCCGCCCTTGGAGGCGGGTATCTCTCCGCCCTGCAACTCTCGCTGGAAGACTTCACGCGCGGTGAACTCGAAAGCCACCTCGGCAACGGAAAGAGCCAGGCCCGCGTCAATTGGCTCATGGTGCACCTGGACGACCTGATCCTGGCCGTCGCTATCTGGCGGCGGGCGTCGGCGGTCGCCCTGCTGGCGGCCGTACTGGCTGCCTTCGCGCTGGGCAGCGCTCAGCCGACCTGGGCCATCATCGGCTGGTCATTTGCCGCGTTCTTCTGGATCTGGCTCACGCACATCGGCCTTGCGTGGGCGATTTCGGATCACATCGCGGCGCCGGTCGTGGCCGGCTCGCTGCGCGTGCTGCCGCTTCTCTACGTCCTGATGATCCCGCTCATCGCGCCGCTGAACTGGCTCAACGAAGTGGTGCGGCGCCTGGTGGGCGCGGAACTGCGCGATGACCTCGAAGTCGAACTGCGCCAGGTCATGGAGGAAGGCGAGCGCGAGGGGCACATCAGCGGCGCCGAAAAAGAGATGATCGAAGCCATCGTCGACTTCCGCACCTGCACGGTCGGCGAGATCATGACGCCGCGCATCGACGTGGACGGCCTCGAACTCACCGACGACCTGCAGGCGGTCAAGCAGAAGGTGATTGACGACGGCCACTCGCGCTTCCCGGTGTACATCGACAGCCTCGATCACATCGTGGGCATCCTCTACGCCAAGGACCTGCTGCCGTTCGTCGGCGAGGATTCGGGCGACTTCCGCCTCAAGCCGCTGCTGCGGCAGGCGATCCTCGTGCCCGAGTCGCGGCGCATCAGCGACCTGCTCGTCGAGTTCCGCAACCAGCAGGTGCACATGGCCATCGTGCTCGACGAGTACGGCGGCACGGCGGGGCTCGTCACCATCGAAGACATCGTCGAGGAGATCGTCGGCGAGATCCGCGATGAACACGACGTGGATGATCTCCCCGAACCCGAGGTCACGACCAACGGCGACGGGACCGCCGACGTGGACGGCCGCGTGCGCGTGAGCGATCTGAATGACGAACTCTCGTTGAATCTCCCCGAGGATGAAGACTACGACACGGTCGCCGGGTGGGTGTTTGCCAATCTCGGCCGCATCCCGGCCGAGGGCGAAGTGTTCCGCATCGGCTCGATCGAGGTGACCGTACTCGACGTCGAGCGCACGAGGCTGCGGCGCATCCGCCTGCGAGTGCTTCGGGATGAAGAGTCGCCGGTGGCGGCGGATACGGGTGGGGCGAAATAA
- the ybeY gene encoding rRNA maturation RNase YbeY: MPTDSRQPGPKLTIEVSASRPFRGIDRRRLAAQTRQIAGLLGLRSGEVSIHLADDGEMGRLHEQHKGLAGPTDVLTFHFSEATGERGQLEAEIVVGAEVAQREAERRGREAGVEALLYIVHGLLHCLGYDDHDPAQARKMHLREDELLSAIGLGAVFHDRA, translated from the coding sequence ATGCCGACCGACTCGCGACAACCCGGCCCGAAGTTGACCATCGAAGTTTCGGCCTCACGGCCATTCCGCGGGATCGATCGGCGGCGGCTGGCGGCGCAGACGCGGCAGATCGCCGGGCTGCTGGGTCTGCGCTCGGGCGAAGTCTCGATCCACCTGGCCGACGATGGGGAAATGGGTCGTTTGCACGAGCAGCACAAGGGGCTGGCGGGTCCGACGGACGTGCTGACGTTTCACTTCAGCGAGGCGACAGGCGAGCGCGGCCAACTGGAGGCCGAAATCGTCGTAGGCGCCGAGGTGGCGCAGCGCGAGGCCGAGCGGCGCGGGCGGGAAGCCGGTGTGGAGGCATTGCTCTACATCGTCCATGGGCTGCTCCACTGCCTCGGGTACGACGATCATGATCCAGCCCAGGCCCGCAAAATGCACCTGCGGGAGGATGAATTACTGTCGGCGATCGGCCTGGGCGCCGTGTTCCACGATCGGGCCTAA
- a CDS encoding sigma-70 family RNA polymerase sigma factor has product MLRAQEQQLIKRAKTGDAEAITSLIRTHQESLYAFMLRMSGRSEVAEDVVQEAFVRVLKNLDRFDPKYRFSTWLFTIAKRLYVNWVQKFHPIAESEIVNGWRSDADSPLADAVGVETRTTARRAVALGLASLGDAQREIVLLFHQQEWSIADISLYLNMPEGTIKSHLHRARKKMREAIEQAELYEPQALPETPGPATASFETADAT; this is encoded by the coding sequence ATGCTACGCGCTCAAGAGCAGCAACTCATCAAACGGGCCAAGACAGGAGATGCCGAGGCGATCACCTCGCTCATCCGCACGCACCAGGAGTCGCTCTACGCGTTCATGCTGCGAATGTCAGGTCGGTCCGAAGTCGCCGAAGACGTTGTGCAGGAAGCGTTCGTGCGCGTGCTCAAGAACCTCGACCGCTTCGACCCGAAGTACCGCTTCTCGACCTGGCTGTTCACGATCGCCAAGCGGCTGTACGTGAACTGGGTTCAGAAGTTTCACCCGATTGCCGAATCAGAGATTGTGAACGGATGGCGCAGCGACGCCGATTCGCCGTTGGCCGATGCCGTCGGCGTCGAGACGCGCACCACCGCCCGCCGTGCCGTGGCGCTCGGCCTGGCGAGCCTCGGCGACGCGCAACGCGAGATCGTGCTGCTCTTCCACCAGCAGGAGTGGTCGATCGCCGACATCTCACTCTACCTGAACATGCCCGAGGGAACGATCAAGAGCCACCTCCATCGCGCTCGCAAGAAGATGCGCGAAGCCATCGAGCAGGCCGAGCTCTACGAACCCCAGGCTCTGCCCGAGACGCCGGGACCCGCGACTGCATCATTCGAGACGGCGGATGCGACATGA
- a CDS encoding DUF393 domain-containing protein gives MAERGGKITMYYDGRCGVCRAGVKRLGRLDWLGALEPVDYTSLAPADRPVEESVFMRGMPLRTRDGRVLIGFPAIRHAFIHTPLGWLLGWLLYVPGISHLGRLGYDAFAKRRPRDAAAPACRVD, from the coding sequence ATGGCGGAACGCGGCGGGAAGATCACGATGTATTACGACGGACGGTGCGGCGTCTGCCGGGCGGGTGTGAAGCGTCTGGGGCGGCTGGACTGGCTGGGCGCGCTCGAACCGGTCGATTACACGTCGCTGGCGCCTGCGGATCGGCCGGTGGAGGAATCGGTCTTCATGCGGGGCATGCCTCTGCGCACACGCGACGGGCGGGTGCTCATCGGCTTTCCGGCGATTCGGCATGCGTTCATTCACACGCCGCTGGGCTGGCTGCTGGGCTGGCTGCTCTACGTGCCGGGCATCAGCCACTTGGGTCGGCTGGGTTATGACGCTTTCGCAAAGCGGCGGCCGCGCGATGCCGCAGCGCCGGCGTGCCGGGTGGACTGA
- a CDS encoding MoaD/ThiS family protein produces MARREAISRPGAAGDARATVRRCAAGEAALCSFKERVVTTVTILLFAAAADAVGVSRLEMEVRADCSAGELLALLGAAHPAARPLLERVAIAVNERYAPPSARLAAGDTVAIIPPVSGG; encoded by the coding sequence GTGGCCCGCCGCGAGGCTATATCAAGGCCGGGCGCCGCGGGAGATGCGCGGGCGACGGTTCGGCGCTGCGCCGCCGGCGAAGCGGCGCTATGCTCGTTCAAGGAGCGCGTGGTGACGACGGTGACGATTCTTCTGTTTGCAGCCGCCGCGGATGCCGTGGGCGTGTCGCGGCTGGAGATGGAGGTGCGCGCGGACTGTTCAGCGGGTGAGTTGCTGGCGCTGCTGGGAGCGGCGCACCCGGCGGCGCGGCCGCTGCTGGAGCGCGTGGCCATCGCCGTCAACGAGCGCTACGCGCCGCCCTCGGCGCGACTCGCCGCGGGCGATACGGTGGCGATCATCCCGCCGGTGAGCGGCGGCTGA
- a CDS encoding DUF2470 domain-containing protein, producing MTAGNDPTYTAADARDFLRRHTVATLDRDGFYSGVRYVLGPRGEPIICGSADILTADSTVLFIPSDVPDVLELLATVEAVESESHEADRWRIYHGKPTDIAFYRMNIDAAKWRGQVFDGEDLMEPNALAPVEPALCRWMNTQHRADLMAMSRHFNGVEIDEAVLVGVDPSGIDIRAKAGIIRIDSRHRLADEAQARAVIEEMRREALAPRRSTERGESRQ from the coding sequence ATGACCGCTGGCAACGATCCGACGTACACCGCCGCCGACGCGCGCGACTTCCTCCGCCGCCACACCGTCGCCACCCTCGATCGCGACGGCTTCTACTCGGGCGTGCGCTACGTCCTCGGGCCGCGCGGCGAGCCGATCATCTGCGGCAGCGCCGACATCCTCACCGCCGACTCAACCGTGCTCTTCATCCCTTCTGACGTGCCCGACGTGCTCGAACTGCTCGCGACCGTCGAGGCAGTCGAAAGCGAGAGCCACGAAGCCGACCGCTGGCGCATCTACCACGGCAAGCCGACCGACATCGCCTTCTATCGCATGAACATCGACGCCGCCAAGTGGCGCGGCCAGGTGTTCGACGGCGAAGATCTCATGGAGCCCAACGCCCTCGCACCCGTCGAGCCGGCCCTGTGCCGGTGGATGAACACGCAGCATCGCGCCGATCTCATGGCCATGAGTCGGCACTTCAACGGCGTCGAGATCGACGAGGCCGTGCTGGTGGGCGTCGATCCGAGCGGCATCGACATCCGCGCCAAAGCAGGCATCATCCGCATCGACTCCCGCCACCGACTCGCCGACGAAGCCCAGGCCCGCGCTGTAATCGAAGAGATGCGCCGCGAAGCGCTTGCACCACGGCGAAGCACCGAGAGAGGTGAGAGCAGACAGTAG
- a CDS encoding glycosyltransferase family 9 protein, whose amino-acid sequence MSGPLPALDWPALQRLLIIMPSWVGDATMATPLLRALRSDAQSCHLRLIGYMRPGLDELIDGSGLLDEMIVGRPEGATGPWREGRRLATARCDAAILLPNSWRLAATARLASIPIRIGYNREARGWMLTHPLPSPAPGGWKQPIPAIDYYLSIGRSLGIAADDRRMSLRASAEQQRVAEAILERAGVADGAGYAVLNPGASKSAKRWPADRFAKLADHLAQHHHLRVLVSGSPRERDLIESICRSATSRPFDLVEANIALGPLKYVASRARLLVTNDTGTRHIAAACAMEAQDSGTTNAPPLAIVSLFGPTDPRWAQIEYPPEKQISTGGEPITEIALDLVCRASDEVLAAPD is encoded by the coding sequence ATGAGTGGCCCGCTTCCCGCACTCGACTGGCCCGCTCTCCAGCGCCTGCTGATCATCATGCCGTCGTGGGTCGGCGATGCAACGATGGCAACACCGCTGCTCCGCGCGCTGCGCAGCGATGCGCAGTCGTGCCATCTCCGGCTCATCGGCTACATGCGGCCGGGCCTCGATGAATTGATCGACGGCAGCGGCCTGCTCGACGAGATGATCGTCGGCCGGCCCGAGGGCGCAACCGGGCCGTGGCGCGAAGGACGCCGGCTGGCGACGGCGCGATGCGATGCCGCCATCCTGCTTCCCAACAGCTGGCGACTGGCGGCGACGGCGCGGCTCGCGAGCATTCCCATCCGCATCGGCTACAACCGCGAAGCGCGCGGCTGGATGCTCACGCACCCGCTGCCGAGCCCCGCGCCCGGCGGGTGGAAGCAGCCGATACCCGCGATCGACTATTACCTCTCCATCGGCCGCAGTCTGGGCATCGCCGCAGATGATCGGCGCATGAGCCTTCGCGCATCTGCCGAGCAGCAGCGCGTCGCCGAGGCGATCCTCGAACGCGCCGGCGTGGCAGATGGCGCCGGCTACGCCGTACTCAATCCCGGCGCCAGTAAAAGCGCGAAGCGCTGGCCGGCCGATCGATTCGCGAAACTGGCCGACCATCTCGCACAGCATCACCATCTGCGCGTGCTCGTGAGCGGCTCGCCGCGCGAGCGCGATCTCATCGAGTCGATCTGCCGCAGCGCGACTTCGCGACCGTTCGACCTGGTGGAAGCGAACATCGCGCTGGGGCCGCTGAAATATGTTGCGTCGCGCGCGCGGCTGCTGGTGACCAACGACACCGGCACGCGGCACATCGCCGCGGCATGCGCGATGGAGGCGCAGGACTCGGGGACCACCAACGCGCCGCCGCTGGCCATCGTCTCGCTGTTCGGCCCGACTGATCCGCGCTGGGCCCAGATCGAGTACCCGCCCGAGAAGCAGATCAGCACCGGCGGCGAGCCGATAACGGAGATCGCGCTCGATCTCGTGTGCCGCGCGAGCGATGAGGTCCTCGCGGCACCGGACTGA
- a CDS encoding HAD-IIIA family hydrolase, translating into MKRAIFLDRDNTIILNDGDLGNPDEVRLIRGAAHAIGSLRQLGYRIIVVSNQGGVARGRYTERDVDAVHERIAQMVHDSAGAIIDRFYYCPFHPEGTVAEYAKEHPWRKPQPGMLLEAARSLDLDLKECWMVGDGERDIEAGRAAGCQTILITRKTSVNTKADFQAGSLAEAAAIIAQNRVRPRQVIPPAPTVVVSPKVVHEPRHAAAITGRADAARAAPEHAPDERIISTPVLAPHAAPTRLAEAEPAIAAANADALAEVGIERVDADESQAISEGAADVEIEVVQDDLAEETAEEQPGQSSSAPAGPRRDPFRHIPLRVQGIERPQPDRDSPQQHAERLLTELLGEVRSWRHSQREFTPSLLLGSLASLALVILAVLLGIYLDPAIATPWIGATIVAQLGVVAFVAINLRR; encoded by the coding sequence GTGAAACGGGCAATCTTCCTCGATCGTGACAACACGATCATTCTCAACGACGGCGACCTCGGAAACCCGGATGAGGTGCGGCTCATCCGCGGCGCGGCTCATGCGATCGGCTCGCTGCGGCAACTGGGCTATCGCATCATCGTCGTGAGCAACCAGGGCGGCGTGGCGCGCGGGCGCTACACCGAGCGCGATGTCGATGCGGTGCACGAGCGCATCGCGCAGATGGTGCACGACTCGGCGGGGGCGATCATTGACCGGTTCTACTACTGCCCGTTTCATCCCGAGGGGACCGTTGCCGAGTATGCGAAAGAGCACCCGTGGCGCAAGCCGCAGCCGGGCATGCTGCTCGAGGCGGCGCGGAGTCTTGATCTCGATCTGAAAGAGTGCTGGATGGTCGGCGACGGCGAGCGCGACATCGAGGCCGGGCGCGCCGCCGGGTGCCAGACCATTCTCATCACTCGCAAGACGAGTGTTAATACGAAGGCGGACTTTCAGGCGGGCTCGCTCGCGGAGGCGGCGGCGATCATCGCGCAGAACCGCGTTCGCCCGCGGCAGGTGATCCCGCCGGCGCCGACCGTGGTCGTGTCGCCGAAGGTCGTGCACGAACCGCGACACGCCGCGGCGATCACGGGCCGGGCCGACGCTGCACGTGCCGCCCCCGAGCACGCGCCCGATGAGCGCATCATCTCCACGCCCGTGTTGGCGCCCCACGCGGCGCCAACACGGCTCGCCGAGGCAGAACCCGCGATTGCGGCGGCGAACGCGGACGCTCTTGCTGAAGTCGGTATCGAGCGGGTTGATGCGGATGAAAGCCAAGCGATCTCCGAAGGTGCGGCTGACGTCGAGATTGAAGTTGTTCAAGACGATTTAGCGGAAGAGACAGCGGAAGAGCAGCCCGGGCAATCATCGTCGGCGCCCGCCGGACCTCGGCGCGATCCGTTTCGACACATCCCGCTTCGCGTACAGGGCATCGAGCGGCCGCAGCCAGATCGCGACTCGCCGCAGCAGCATGCGGAGCGCCTGCTGACGGAGCTGCTCGGCGAAGTGCGCTCGTGGCGGCACAGTCAGCGCGAGTTCACGCCGTCGCTTCTGTTAGGTTCGCTTGCATCGCTGGCGCTGGTGATACTCGCGGTGTTGCTGGGTATTTATCTCGATCCCGCCATCGCGACGCCGTGGATCGGCGCCACTATCGTGGCGCAACTCGGCGTAGTCGCGTTCGTCGCGATCAATCTTCGGCGCTGA
- a CDS encoding D-glycerate dehydrogenase, giving the protein MVVTRTLAGGVELLEGEPGITDLWIAPPGIGPDRGELLARIAGADGLLCQFNEAVNAELFDAAGPNLKVVANYAVGFDNMDVPEATRRGIWLTNTPDAVTAPTADMAWALMLAVARRVHEGEREVRSGEFSTRRGYDPRHLIGGDFEGRTLLIVGAGRIGYATAMRSLGWGMRVLYVARSAHEEFEQPPLRAQRVDLETGLREADYVSLHTPLTRETRHLIGRRELGLMKPTAYLINTSRGAVVDERALVEALASGDIAGAGLDVYEDEPRLAPGLGELGNTCLMPHVGSASRSARPEMARMAQRNVIAALRGEIPPNPINRVERR; this is encoded by the coding sequence GTGGTGGTGACGCGAACGCTGGCGGGTGGAGTGGAGTTGCTCGAGGGCGAGCCGGGCATCACGGACCTGTGGATCGCGCCGCCGGGCATCGGGCCGGATCGCGGCGAGCTGCTGGCGCGCATCGCGGGCGCGGATGGGCTGCTGTGCCAGTTCAACGAAGCGGTGAATGCGGAGCTGTTTGACGCTGCGGGGCCGAATCTGAAGGTGGTGGCGAACTACGCCGTGGGCTTTGACAACATGGATGTGCCCGAGGCGACGCGGCGCGGCATCTGGCTCACCAACACGCCCGACGCCGTGACCGCTCCGACCGCCGACATGGCCTGGGCGCTCATGCTCGCCGTGGCGAGGCGGGTGCACGAAGGCGAGCGCGAAGTGCGCAGCGGCGAGTTCAGCACGCGGCGCGGCTACGACCCGCGGCACCTCATCGGCGGCGACTTCGAGGGACGCACGCTGCTCATCGTCGGCGCGGGGCGCATCGGCTATGCCACCGCGATGCGCTCGCTGGGCTGGGGCATGCGCGTGCTCTACGTGGCGCGTTCGGCGCACGAGGAGTTTGAGCAGCCGCCGTTGCGGGCGCAGCGGGTTGACCTGGAGACGGGGCTGCGCGAGGCGGACTACGTCTCGCTGCACACGCCGCTGACGCGCGAGACGCGGCACCTGATCGGGCGGCGCGAGCTGGGGCTGATGAAGCCGACGGCGTATCTGATCAACACCTCACGAGGGGCTGTAGTAGACGAGCGGGCCCTGGTGGAGGCGTTGGCGTCGGGGGACATTGCGGGGGCGGGGCTGGATGTGTACGAGGATGAGCCGCGCCTGGCGCCGGGGCTCGGCGAATTGGGCAATACGTGCCTGATGCCGCACGTGGGCAGCGCCTCGCGCAGCGCGCGCCCAGAGATGGCGCGGATGGCACAGCGGAATGTGATTGCCGCACTGAGGGGTGAAATCCCACCGAATCCGATTAACCGGGTGGAGCGTCGGTGA
- a CDS encoding dihydroorotase has translation MGRIVLSAGHVIDPANGVDEPGDVVVESGRIVHVGPPLPPRADDERIDASGCYVTPGLIDPHVHLREPGFEDAESIATGTAAGVDGGFTTLCCMPNTNPALDSRVMIEFVNRQAELRGRCRVFAVGAVTVGRKGEELAEIRLMSRAGAVGFSDDGDVVESPAMMRRALTQIRLTGLALMQHCQEPTLTRGAVMNAGPTATRLGLIGWPSVAEELIIERDIRINRSIGCRYHVQHLSCAGAVEIVRRARAEGQPVSAEASPHHLLLTDEACEGYDTMAKMNPPLRSAADVQAVREGVADGTITVLATDHAPHTAERKALPFDRAPFGIVGLETALALYIKALIDTQTIRWSRLIELMTVNAARLCNLDQPRSDIGHGLGSLTVGSPADVTVIDPELRWTIRAAEFPGKSRNTPFEGWDVRGRAVMTIVGGRIMLDRQGRSALPAANVPQAQSQAV, from the coding sequence ATGGGTCGCATTGTTCTCAGCGCCGGGCACGTGATTGATCCAGCCAACGGCGTGGATGAGCCGGGCGACGTTGTCGTTGAATCGGGGCGGATTGTGCACGTCGGCCCCCCCCTGCCGCCGCGCGCGGATGATGAACGCATCGACGCGTCGGGCTGCTACGTCACGCCGGGGCTGATCGATCCGCACGTGCACTTGCGCGAGCCGGGCTTCGAGGATGCCGAGTCGATTGCGACGGGGACTGCGGCGGGCGTGGATGGCGGCTTCACGACGCTGTGCTGCATGCCCAATACGAATCCCGCGCTGGACAGCCGGGTGATGATCGAGTTTGTCAACCGGCAGGCGGAGTTGCGCGGGCGCTGCCGGGTGTTCGCGGTGGGCGCGGTCACCGTCGGGCGCAAGGGCGAGGAGCTGGCGGAGATCCGGCTCATGTCGCGGGCCGGTGCGGTGGGCTTCAGCGACGACGGCGACGTGGTGGAGTCGCCGGCGATGATGCGGCGGGCCCTGACGCAGATCCGCCTGACCGGGCTGGCGCTCATGCAGCACTGCCAGGAGCCGACGCTGACGCGCGGCGCGGTGATGAACGCCGGGCCGACGGCCACGCGGCTCGGGCTGATCGGCTGGCCGAGCGTTGCGGAAGAACTCATCATCGAGCGCGACATCCGGATCAATCGCAGCATCGGCTGCCGGTACCACGTGCAGCACCTGTCGTGCGCGGGCGCAGTGGAGATTGTGCGGCGAGCGCGGGCGGAAGGTCAGCCGGTGAGCGCGGAGGCTTCGCCGCATCACCTGCTGCTGACGGATGAGGCGTGCGAAGGCTACGACACGATGGCGAAGATGAACCCGCCGCTGCGCAGCGCCGCGGACGTGCAGGCGGTGCGCGAGGGCGTGGCGGACGGGACCATCACGGTGCTGGCGACGGATCACGCGCCGCACACGGCCGAGCGCAAGGCGCTGCCATTTGATCGCGCGCCGTTTGGCATCGTCGGGCTGGAGACGGCGCTGGCGCTGTACATCAAGGCGCTCATCGACACGCAGACGATTCGCTGGTCGCGGCTGATCGAGCTGATGACTGTCAATGCCGCGCGGCTGTGCAATCTCGATCAGCCGCGCAGCGACATTGGGCATGGGCTGGGGTCGCTGACGGTTGGCTCTCCGGCGGATGTGACGGTGATCGATCCGGAATTGCGCTGGACGATCCGGGCGGCGGAATTCCCCGGCAAATCGCGCAACACGCCGTTTGAGGGCTGGGATGTGCGGGGCCGGGCGGTGATGACGATCGTCGGCGGGCGGATCATGCTGGACCGGCAGGGCCGCTCGGCGCTGCCGGCGGCGAATGTGCCGCAGGCCCAGTCGCAGGCGGTGTAG
- a CDS encoding sigma-70 family RNA polymerase sigma factor: MERMDSNPTPPDEHVSDGVAPTLSPSEVDALWREHRRWVAAVILAHMPRDADLEDLLQDVALLMVRSLHTLNDLNAIRPWLRTIAINTSRSAGRKRKVRQRMRRDVEDLDTMSGTEAGVIAAEKDRAARLERGRRLMEAAQSLPPAYREPLILRAVRGMSQKQVAEVLDLPETTVETRLVRARRMVREQIEREDAMPESRAAGSLSQAELA; this comes from the coding sequence ATGGAGCGAATGGATTCGAATCCGACGCCCCCCGACGAGCACGTGTCGGACGGTGTGGCACCGACACTGAGCCCGTCCGAGGTCGATGCGCTGTGGCGAGAGCATCGGCGCTGGGTGGCGGCGGTGATTCTTGCTCACATGCCGCGCGATGCGGACCTGGAAGACCTGCTGCAGGACGTGGCGCTGCTCATGGTGCGCTCGCTGCACACGCTCAACGACCTGAACGCGATTCGCCCCTGGCTGCGGACGATTGCGATCAACACCTCGCGCTCCGCCGGGCGCAAGCGGAAGGTCCGGCAGCGGATGCGGCGCGACGTGGAGGACCTGGACACGATGTCGGGCACCGAGGCGGGGGTGATCGCCGCGGAAAAAGACCGGGCGGCGCGGCTGGAACGCGGGCGAAGGCTGATGGAAGCGGCCCAGAGCCTGCCGCCGGCTTATCGGGAGCCGTTGATACTGCGGGCGGTGAGGGGAATGTCGCAGAAGCAGGTGGCAGAGGTGCTGGATCTGCCGGAAACGACGGTGGAGACGCGTCTGGTGAGGGCGAGGCGCATGGTTCGCGAGCAGATCGAGCGCGAAGATGCGATGCCCGAGTCGCGCGCGGCTGGTTCACTGTCGCAGGCTGAGTTGGCGTAG
- a CDS encoding PDZ domain-containing protein: protein MNGILASTGLGAMALAAVAAMSGPPTAEEKAPQESITRQFFITRQIDTAEPIEGRWEANLPPVGQLTIVVDEKGKRVTLNGEALSPDRVIWQPHNLVMLIDEARRRQFEVVLGENGRITSVRPNSWLEYRGSAAPRVAIGIYTDPVPAPLAAQLGIEADQALLVSNVVQDMPAFKSGVLQFDVITAVDDEQVVNQNTLKNVVLGKEPGQTIQLRLIRQARPLELSVEVAKVEPLDPGAVDPIFSLPNGPGEIRIDAETFSSPDLVDWTFTGSGARVIRFENDDAILVPTVAGRFGEPGNVQSLQAEIRALTARITSLEAMIAQLLTEQRGSVKPAGIDP, encoded by the coding sequence ATGAACGGCATTCTTGCGAGTACTGGTCTTGGCGCGATGGCGCTGGCCGCGGTGGCGGCCATGAGCGGCCCGCCGACTGCCGAGGAGAAGGCGCCGCAGGAATCGATCACGCGGCAGTTTTTCATCACGCGGCAGATCGACACCGCCGAGCCGATCGAGGGCCGGTGGGAAGCGAACCTGCCGCCCGTGGGCCAACTCACCATCGTGGTGGATGAAAAGGGCAAGCGCGTCACGCTCAACGGCGAAGCGCTCTCGCCCGACCGGGTCATCTGGCAGCCGCACAACCTCGTAATGCTCATCGATGAAGCGCGGCGGCGTCAGTTTGAAGTGGTGCTCGGCGAGAACGGGCGGATCACTTCGGTGCGACCGAACTCGTGGCTCGAGTACCGCGGGTCTGCGGCGCCGCGCGTGGCCATCGGCATCTACACCGACCCGGTGCCGGCGCCGCTGGCGGCCCAGCTGGGCATCGAAGCGGACCAGGCGCTGCTGGTGAGCAACGTCGTGCAGGACATGCCGGCGTTCAAGTCAGGCGTGCTGCAGTTTGATGTGATCACTGCCGTGGATGACGAGCAAGTGGTGAACCAGAATACGCTCAAGAACGTCGTGCTCGGCAAGGAGCCGGGGCAGACGATTCAGCTGCGGCTGATTCGCCAAGCCAGGCCGCTGGAATTGTCGGTTGAAGTGGCGAAAGTCGAGCCGCTCGATCCGGGCGCGGTCGATCCGATATTCAGTCTGCCCAACGGTCCTGGTGAGATCAGGATCGATGCGGAGACCTTCAGTTCGCCGGATCTGGTTGACTGGACCTTTACCGGCTCCGGAGCGCGGGTGATTCGGTTCGAGAATGACGATGCAATCCTGGTGCCGACGGTGGCCGGACGGTTCGGCGAGCCGGGCAATGTCCAGAGCCTGCAGGCGGAAATCAGGGCTCTGACGGCGCGCATCACAAGCCTCGAAGCGATGATCGCGCAACTGCTCACCGAGCAGCGCGGCAGCGTCAAGCCGGCGGGAATCGACCCGTAG